The segment AGCTTAATGGAAATAGCTTAATTAAGCTAGTTTACATTGAATTTGTAATTGCAAATgcatagaatttaaaaaattgatttgatataaacaTTAACTTTATAAAGCTATGCATGACTATTATTGATAACAAAGAATAGCCTAGATATGTCTAcgacatgtacatatatgatggTATTCGACATGATTTGGAATTCAAACTGGACTTATGAATGACTGATGTATTTTTGAGGTACAGATATTTCAATTGTATATCTCTCTAGCAGATGATGTGTACACAGTTGTGTACTTGCGTTAAATATAGGCAGCTACGTGCCTAATAAAAATCACATTAGGCAATCAAAGAACAATCTTTTTAGTACTAGGTCAAATAGCATAAGTGACATGAGGAACCCAGCATGACTTATCATTGCAGATAACTGAGCATATAGTAGTGTGTTCACGACATTTCAAGAATACAGATTTTGAATGGACACCATTAAGAAAAACATTGAAACCAGGCAGTGTTCCATCCATTTTCAACTGGACAGATGAAACAACTCCAAGGCGGGATATATTCAAGCATCCTTTACCAGAGAAAAGAGCAAGGAGGGAACTAACATATGatgttgaaaatgaggacaATATGGAGGTTGACACAGATGCTTTGCACAGGACTACAAATGAGGATGGGTAATTTCTATAAAATGTCAATCTATACATTAAGCCTTTTGTTGTCTACCAAGTTAGTCATGAAATTGACAGTAAAATATTCATATGGATTATCAGCACAGACATATAATacaattttatataatttattttctttgtttttgttacaAGAAACAATTATCTTTTTCACTGGCCTAAAGTTCTGATGAGGTGTATTATTCAATACTTTTATTCTTGATATGTAAAAGTTTAATGTGAGAAATGTTTGAGAAAATATAGTACTGACTTACTTATATACAATTACAAGTACATAATGTATATGACAGGTCATATAAATACTACTGATAAATCAAATGacacaatattttagctttTTATTTTCCAGATTTATTACTTATTCAGAAtgttttttcattatgaatcaTTCTCAAGATGGTTATGCAATTGACATACTTTATGAAATTGAGCAGTAGTTTGTCATTGTAAATAGCTATTTTGGATGATTTAACTCACAACATGATCATTTACTGCTGGACAGTTGGGTGCTGGATCATCTAGGTCAGGACATGTGAGTATATATATCAATctatatgtattatttatatatatgtattcaaaGTGTTGAATCAATCTTTTATAAATAGTAAAACAGAGGAATTACAGAAGAAGAGTGAGCACATTAAGGAGTTAGAAGAACTATTAAAGAAAAGGGAAGATGAAATTAGAGGTTTAAAagacaaaattgaaatagaaaGATTTGGGGTGATAAAGATTTTCTGCTGACAATGCCATGATTCTTTTTTACACTGGCTTTGTTTCTTTGTCAATGTTTACAGCAGTTTTTGATTATGTCAAACCAGCAGCTAATTCTTTGCATAGTTATTACTACCAAGCTAGTGAGAAGGTAAATGAGCAAAGCATTGTGGGAAGGCAAAGAAACATGTTACTCATTGATGAATTTTTTATGTTCTTGTGTAGACTGAAGTGTGGGCTTATGGAACAAGATCTTGCCATTCGATTTAATTGTCATGTTTCAACTGTTAGTAGGAAGATTATAACCTGGGCAAATTTCTTATaccagcgatttttttctacccattggtactggtaccggtacccattcaattgggaaaaatagcgtcattattgaacaaattgggaattttctaccaacgcatcggcaaatgatttcaaccaaaacaaaagaaaagaaagaacaaaacaagaagtattcaTCCCTTTATAacttttttacggtaatatttgctgttgtgagacataaggaatcATCGTAGGCTCGTTTTAGAATTGTCATAGCTCTACAATACTTGATCTGTACTTTCaatttaataccggaagtgaacattttagttaactcgtacaacgtttcagactaagtaaattacgatgtcagtggtctatttttcggcaagtgaattgggaatttttagtctcaaaattgtgaaaaatcaacggtttttggcattgggaatggtaccgtttatcggtaccagttatataaggaaaaaaatcgctgtaTACTTTTCATTGGGATGCATCAACATATGGCCAAGTAGACAACAGATAGATGAAAAAATGCCAAAGTCATTTAAATCGCTCTACCCACATACCCGCGTCATCATTGATTGTACTGAGATCAAAACAGAAAGACCATCGTCTCTTGCACTTGGTTCTAAATGTTATTCCTCTTATAAAAGTGCATACACATGGAAAGGTCTAGTGGGCATAGCCCCTCATGGTGCTCCAAGTTTTGTTTCTAATTTGTTTACAGGCTCTGTCAGATGTTGAGATAACAAAACTCAGTGGTTTGATAGATCTTTTGGAAAGTGGAGATTCTATCATGGCTGATAAAGGCTTTGTTCTTAACAAAGTTTTAGAGGGTACTGGAATCTCAATCAACACCCCACCCTTTCTTATGAGTCAAGGCCAGTTCACAAAGCAAGAAGTTGAACAAACACAAATCATTGCAAAATTGAGGATGCATGTGGAAAGACACATCCGCCGGGTCAAAGAGTACCATCTCTTTGATAGTGTTATACCCTTATCAATGGTTGGTACTATTAACCAGTTGTGGACAGTAGCAAATTTGCTAACATTGTTTAAAGGTCCTCTAGTGAAAGATTGGTCTAGTGAAAGATTGGTCTAAGTAGATTCCTTGAAGTAATGCACAAGTATCTTTACAAAGGGATCACTTTTGTTTGCCTGCCTGTCagttacattttcattaatgaaCCACATTCTCATGAAACTTGCAGGAAGGTCAGTTAAGAGATTCaaaaccatgtacatgtaaaggtcaaagtaaccctaaatatttatattacttaatcatgtattatatataagtCAAGCACTATGCATATTTCCATAAAACTTGTATGGGAGGTCAATTCTGATGCAATTTATCCCCAAGTGAAGTTTATTAATAAGGTCATTGTTAATGTCAAGGTTAATAAGGTTATCgttaatgtcaaggtcactaaaTGAGTCAAATACTCCACAGTCAAAACCTGTATTCCATAAAAACGAACAAAGTCTTTATCAGCCATCTGAATTTGCTCAAGTATTGCCGTAATAATATAATTCCTAAGAAtgaacatgtacatttgtaatttACTAGTAAATATATTAAGCTTTGACCAAAAATAAAGTATGAAATAGCTGAATAGcaattatatttaattcaaataatggTAGAAAAAGAAATCATCAAGCTTTGCTTTCATTACTTTCCAAGTGTCCATATTAAAACAAATCCATTCCAAATGGCTCTCCTCTGAGGTCCACACAAAGAAATGACACCATTCCATTCCTGTCACTGCCATCTGCATCATGACTTGAAAGAAATGGGCATGGTTCTCCTTGAGTTTGTATCCATTTTCATCCTTGATGAGGTACTGGCATTCTGACAAAGGATTCACTGGACATTTGATCTCCAGGAGTCCATACTTGGGGTTCAGTGTTGGGCAATACACCTTGCGGTCTGGAGTAGCAGCCAACCATGGGGACCAAGGATTCACCACTAATCCACAAGGGTAGATGTTGAGGTCATTGTTCATTTTCTGcaaatgaaatttgaattttttaaaaacaaattttagaaCTTGCATTAGGATATACTTGTATAAGTAGATCCATATGTTATCTGACATTTCTGAAGTTATAAGAcaaaaaattttaatgaaaattaaacttttaaaacattttacaactATCATTAATTTTCTGAAAagtaaattgaaatgaaatttgctTTTAGCAAGTCGGTCTAACTATTGTGAGAGAAATATTAAATTTAGGTCTTTATATACCTCAACATAGGCATTTGCTGCAAGAGGCTCACAGGCTATCCCATGTCGCATGCTAGAGGTCACAACCTTTCTAGTTGACTGTAGTCTTTCAACTAGTGGACCATACtctgaaaagtaaaaatacatttccatcatattataaaCATAAAGATCATCAAATTAGAATTCGTATCGTTCTAAATTTCATCTGTTTCAATGGTAACAATACACATGGTGTAATACAGATAACTATCAAATTTGATTCATTGGTGTAAATCAGAGGAAATTACTATAGGATATAATATGGCAAGTTACTTATCGTTTCTTGATTAAATATATTACAGAATTATTTGTATGCTGTCCCAAGTTACCTTTCCTTCTTTTTATGATGTCCCCTGCTACTGATGCAGTGATTCTATCCTTTCGAATCCTGTGCCACTTTGGATCCTGGGATTGAAGACGGGTACTTTTTTCTATTTCGAAGCATTCATTCTCTGATAAAGTTAATGATTGGAATTGGATGCTCTTGTTGTAGTTGTCCATGTGATTTTTCATGGGTATATTTGGAAAATCCCCTGCATCCAAAATactcaatacatgtacatag is part of the Ostrea edulis chromosome 2, xbOstEdul1.1, whole genome shotgun sequence genome and harbors:
- the LOC130051552 gene encoding THAP domain-containing protein 6-like — its product is MATAWTGKHCCVPQCNGNGKLHPELTFHRFPSQEETKKAWIYAIRRDPGPLFKVWRTDISIITEHIVVCSRHFKNTDFEWTPLRKTLKPGSVPSIFNWTDETTPRRDIFKHPLPEKRARRELTYDVENEDNMEVDTDALHRTTNEDG